A window of the Lactuca sativa cultivar Salinas chromosome 7, Lsat_Salinas_v11, whole genome shotgun sequence genome harbors these coding sequences:
- the LOC111900390 gene encoding vegetative cell wall protein gp1, which translates to MAQSMVCHVMLVVIFILVALAEAQTPPGINNPSHATCKDPSYKECHNLVHVCPKFCPDSCTVNCQSCKPVCGGDIAPSPPVYTPPTPTSKPPTPLSPPPTTPSPPTESKPPTSPSPPIEPTPSTPTPSSSPPPPTPSPPTPSSPPPTTPSPPTEYTPPTPTPSSPPHTTTPSSPTESTPPTPTTSIPPPTTPSPPIESTPPASTPSTPPPTTLSPPIESTPTTPTPSTPPPTTPSPPIESTHPASTPSTPPPTTPSPPTSTTPTPTPSSPAPTNPSPPIESTPTTPSPSTPPPTTPSPTTGSTPPTPTPSTPPPTTPSPPTSTPPTPTPSSHVPPTWSAPPSKTKKVKCKNQNYPKCYASEHVCPASCPGQCEVDCVTCKPVCNCDMPGAVCQDPRFIGGDGITFYFHGKKDQDFCLVADNNLHINGHFIGKRNRNMGRDFTWVQSIGILFDNHKVQLSAQKTSSWDDTIDRISVTFDGKNIFLPKTEGAKWQSSTTSITRIDDTNHIVVEVENLFRITAKVVPITKEESRIHKYDITSDDCFAHLDLKFKFFSLSNEVDGVLGQTYRNDYVSKVKMGVLMSVMGGDSKFVSTNSFATDCSVAKFKGSQEDSSSLNLQLPSLSCQSGIEGRGVVCKR; encoded by the exons ATGGCTCAGTCGATGGTTTGTCATGTTATGTTAGTTGTGATATTCATACTGGTGGCTCTTGCTGAGGCCCAAACTCCACCAGGAATTAACAACCCTAGCCATGCAACTTGTAAGGATCCGAGTTACAAAGAATGCCATAATTTGGTGCATGTTTGTCCTAAGTTTTGTCCAGATAGCTGTACTGTTAATTGTCAATCATGCAAACCTGTTTGTGGTGGCGACATTGCACCATCACCACCAGTTTACACACCTCCAACACCAACATCGAAACCGCCGACACCATTGTCACCACCTCCCACCACACCTTCACCACCAACAGAGTCCAAACCACCAACCTCTCCTTCTCCACCGATAGAGCCcacaccttcaacaccaacacCGTCATCATCACCACCTCCACCAACCCCTTCACCACCAACTCCCTCCTCACCACCTCCCACCACCCCTTCTCCACCAACAGAATACACACCTCCGACACCAACACCATCCTCACCGCCCCACACCACCACCCCTTCATCACCAACAGAGTCCACACCACCAACACCAACAACATCCATACCACCTCCCACGACCCCTTCACCACCAATAGAGTCCACACCTCCAGCATCAACTCCATCCACACCACCTCCCACCACGCTTTCACCACCAATAGAGTCCACTCCTACAACACCAACTCCATCCACACCACCTCCCACCACCCCTTCACCACCAATAGAGTCCACACATCCAGCATCAACGCCATCCACACCACCTCCCACCACCCCTTCACCACCGACATCCACAACTCCAACACCAACACCATCCTCACCGGCTCCCACCAACCCTTCACCACCAATAGAGTCCACACCTACAACACCAAGTCCATCTACTCCACCTCCCACCACCCCTTCACCAACAACAGGGTCCACACCTCCAACACCAACACCCTCCACACCACCTCCCACCACCCCTTCACCACCAACATCCACACCTCCAACACCAACACCATCCTCACACGTGCCTCCTACATGGTCTGCTCCACCTTCTAAAACAAAAAAAGTCAAATGCAAAAACCAAAACTACCCAAAATGCTACGCCTCCGAACATGTCTGCCCTGCTTCTTGTCCTGGTCAATGTGAAGTTGATTGTGTTACTTGCAAGCCAGTTTGCA ATTGTGATATGCCTGGAGCAGTGTGTCAAGATCCTCGTTTCATTGGTGGTGACGGCATCACTTTCTACTTCCATGGAAAGAAGGATCAAGATTTCTGCCTTGTCGCCGATAACAACCTCCACATCAATGGCCACTTCATTGGCAAGAGAAACAGAAACATGGGCAGAGACTTTACTTGGGTCCAATCTATTGGGATTCTTTTCGACAACCACAAAGTACAACTCAGTGCGCAAAAGACTTCTTCTTGGGATGACACCATTGATCGAATCTCTGTTACATTTGATGGGAAAAACATCTTTCTCCCAAAAACCGAAGGTGCCAAATGGCAATCTTCTACGACATCAATCACTAGGATTGATGACACCAATCATATAGTTGTTGAAGTTGAAAACCTCTTCAGGATCACAGCCAAAGTGGTTCCCATAACAAAAGAAGAATCAAGAATCCATAAGTATGATATAACCAGTGACGATTGCTTTGCCCATCTCGATTTGAAGTTCAAGTTCTTCTCCTTGAGTAACGAAGTGGATGGAGTTCTTGGACAGACTTATAGGAATGACTATGTGAGCAAGGTGAAGATGGGGGTGTTAATGTCTGTGATGGGAGGAGATAGTAAGTTTGTGAGTACCAATTCATTTGCAACTGATTGTTCTGTTGCTAAGTTTAAGGGTAGCCAGGAAGACAGTTCTTCATTGAACTTGCAGTTGCCAAGCTTGAGTTGCCAAAGCGGTATAGAAGGGCGAGGTGTCGTATGCAAGAGATAG
- the LOC111900399 gene encoding uncharacterized protein LOC111900399 — protein sequence MAQSMVCHVMLVVIFILVALADAQTPPGINNPSHATCKDPSYKECHNLVHVCPKFCPDSCTVNCQSCKPVCGGDIAPSPPVYTPPTPTPYSPPPTTTPSPPKESTPPTPTPSTPSPTTPSPPEESTPPSPTPSSPPPTTTPSPQKESTPPTPSSPAPPTWSTPPSKPKKVKCKNQKYPKCYASEHICPASCPGQCEVDCVSCKPVCNCDMPGAVCQDPRFIGGDGITFYFHGKKDQDFCLVADNNLHINGHFVGKRNKNMGRDFTWVQSIGILFDNHKVQISAQKTSSWDDTIDRISVTFDRENIFLPKSEGAKWQSFTTSITRIHDTNHIVVEVENLFRITAKVVPITNEESRIHNYDITNDDCFAHLDLKFKFFSLSNEVDGVLGQTYRNNYVSKVKMGVLMPVMGGYSKFVSTDSFATDCSVAKFKSSEEDGSSLNLQLPSLSCQSGIDGRGVVCKR from the exons ATGGCTCAGTCGATGGTTTGTCATGTTATGTTAGTTGTGATATTCATACTGGTGGCTCTTGCTGATGCCCAAACTCCACCAGGAATTAACAACCCTAGCCATGCAACTTGTAAGGATCCGAGTTACAAAGAATGTCATAACTTGGTGCATGTTTGTCCTAAGTTTTGTCCAGATAGCTGCACTGTTAATTGTCAATCGTGCAAACCTGTTTGTGGTGGTGACATTGCACCATCACCACCAGTGTACACACCTCCAACACCAACACCTTACTCACCACCTCCCACCACCACCCCTTCACCACCAAAAGAGTCTACACCTCCAACACCAACACCATCCACACCCTCTCCCACAACCCCATCACCACCAGAAGAGTCCACACCTCCATCTCCAACACCATCCTCACCACCTCCCACCACCACCCCTTCACCACAAAAAGAGTCGACACCACCAACACCGTCCTCACCTGCACCTCCTACATGGTCAACTCCACCTTCGAAACCAAAGAAAGTCAAATGCAAAAACCAAAAGTACCCAAAATGTTATGCCTCCGAGCATATCTGCCCTGCTTCTTGTCCTGGTCAATGTGAAGTTGATTGTGTTTCTTGCAAGCCAGTTTGCA ATTGCGATATGCCTGGAGCAGTGTGTCAAGACCCTCGTTTCATTGGTGGTGACGGCATCACTTTCTACTTCCATGGAAAGAAGGATCAAGATTTCTGCCTTGTTGCCGATAACAACCTCCACATCAATGGCCACTTCGTTGGCAAGAGAAACAAAAACATGGGGAGAGACTTTACTTGGGTCCAATCTATTGGGATTCTTTTCGACAACCACAAAGTACAAATCAGTGCGCAAAAGACTTCTTCTTGGGATGACACCATTGACCGTATCTCTGTTACATTTGACAGGGAAAACATCTTTCTCCCAAAAAGCGAAGGTGCCAAATGGCAATCTTTTACGACATCAATCACTAGGATTCATGACACCAACCATATCGTTGTTGAAGTTGAAAACCTCTTCAGGATCACAGCCAAAGTGGTTCCAATAACAAATGAAGAATCAAGAATCCATAACTATGACATAACCAATGACGATTGCTTTGCTCATCTTGATCTCAAGTTCAAGTTCTTCTCCTTGAGTAACGAAGTGGACGGAGTTCTGGGACAGACTTATAGGAATAACTATGTGAGCAAAGTGAAGATGGGGGTGTTAATGCCTGTGATGGGAGGATATAGCAAGTTTGTGAGTACAGATTCATTTGCGACGGATTGTTCTGTTGCTAAGTTTAAGAGCAGCGAGGAAGATGGTTCCTCACTGAACTTGCAGTTGCCAAGCTTGAGCTGCCAAAGCGGTATAGATGGGCGAGGCGTCGTATGCAAGAGATAG